From a region of the Takifugu flavidus isolate HTHZ2018 chromosome 20, ASM371156v2, whole genome shotgun sequence genome:
- the znf462 gene encoding zinc finger protein 462, with product MEALQCDGCDFRAESYDDLKTHIQEVHTAFLQPADADESDSMKDEDEEDEEECEDKDEANETPPKTGPSPGSTETSKQTPQTQPPETHLQFYQCKFCVRYFRSKSFLKNHTKKVHNLVEDDSDESVSSQTAKQPSYTVVMHNDHSKVYSCQYCSYKSPRKGRMMKHLLMYHNKVPTQSAGDPSADIGEESDLVRGHVKGTFACEWCDYQTDQKDSWSAHVVQEHSDKVKIVSCISELEGEAGVSPPKKDSPSPSRSPTRTNTGFAGKEDSDGKTPDDLSEEPLSDIPSFQYAQASAATANSTGSFLLSQRLASSKSINEEDSQSSLEDDDNDEDGELGDIDDPNYTGTLSADAKQLLTDDDHKLLETKGIPFRKYMNRFQCPFCSFLTMHRRSISRHIENIHLSGKTTMYKCDECPFICTSPLKLGTHKQTHNPSELETTDLTSDSTDAQNDSGAEPLNGSKVNGKRVTSTPNDQNPHRCTLCSFSTTTLKGLRVHQQHKHSYCDDLDATAFESQLTDQPDPEVDSSPIFVQKTQTSILGLANKKPLVPGKRARKSINDLPLDLSSVKKRTRIDEIASNLQSKISQSQQDMIINLDDIDDEDAGENHTGADKDDRIFTYNMQPHARESLISHEGGRIGKRKSHPKSKPRNIPLSLTLSDDSEILSTDPSDGMMQDSSDYSEEAGTARFYCKHCDYHNKSARSVSTHYQRMHPYIKFSFKYILDPQDQSAVFRCLECFIEYNNYNDLHQHYMDHHPEASNVLNFNQPNLVYMCRFCSYTSPNVRSLMPHYQRMHPTVKINNAMIFSSYVVEQPHKTAESQTLREILNSGPKNFNSASPSPRSSSSPVLKTVSKNPEESAEADSPKESIDGSIVVYDCDVCSFASPNMHSVLVHYQKKHPEQKASYFRIQKNMKVISVDQSQTVTNSSYKLSMVMSPKQTTSAALYASDEEMYYCKHCVYSNRSVVGVLVHYQKRHPEVKVTAKYIKHGAPTPGLMKLMDELQIATPKQFMKQFQNNGHDGCNNSSPKLGGGEKSEDELFFCQHCDYGNRTVKGVLIHYQKKHRETKANADLVRRHTAVVRSQRERAQMVQSSSVSSIMAQAPPDADNPTSLRSLKCRHCPYTSPYVYALKKHLKKEHPTVKATAMTILHWAYQDGILEAGYHCEWCIYSHAEPQGLLLHYQRRHPEHNVDYAYMASKLWAGPETTPQDGNMETKHYKCRDCAFEACSIWDITNHYQAVHPWAIKEDESVILDIITDSAENIHQQAAKEHAFPFNCQSVEEEGALVIATPPRDSNPHHHPRLSISNNAYQCTVCLSEYNSLHGLLTHYGKKHPGMKVKAADFAQEADINPSTVYKCRHCPYVNSRIHGVLTHYQKRHPSVKVTAEDFANDVEQIADLNEGEEKCKTQRQGYGAYRCKICPYTHGTLEKLKIHYENCHNHLPADMFNSSVTIFSQSRDAELMGECSASNISSTERVQEVSELDLSLSHLPVNKTGKHALFKCQLCKYFCSTRKGIARHYRIKHNNVRAQPEGKNNVFKCALCSYTNPIRKGLAAHYQKRHDIDAYYTHCLAASKTVTEKPNKVVALAPPEGDSEMSEDLRLAVERRRCSLCGFQAFSRKSIVSHYIKRHPGVFPKKQHSSKLGRYFTVIYAKEPPSTMEEEDKDAMEVLEPEQDSDDWLPFKCLKCFRLSFSTGELLSMHYNDHHDNDLKRDFVVLPDPGDEDSEWYQCSHCELKFLALPALAKHLLNHNEEFQKRAMRQERRRQLLSKHRYSDLAEVKSEKEMPENRTPIGFRCNFCVEVHPTLRAICNHLRKHVQYGEVKEGHVKQEATEVPLTLPSESLTNGDLMEAEEDDQTENPIGAAMGPAIASAMSPDVEDEALEPETIVVQGRAAALIAAARAMVSEEHLKQRLAARGHPCAQCDRVFMSMQGLRSHERSHSAMALFSKEDKYSCQYCQFVSPFRHNLDRHVQSHHGHHKPFRCKLCPFKSAYVSRLKSHLHKAHTGEQHTYKCLSCPFSSMTISQLKEHSLRDHGEALTLQKLRAATQASHSTSRPLRLTSATEPTSITPNDPSYLEPADVRVQLSHYQLASRTHMSSSMTPGASLMADGRPDGILTCEFCEFSSGYMQSLRRHYRDRHGGKKLFKCKDCTFFTCCKNSFSMHVEAGHNSSEPEDIPKDLRCPLCLYHTKNKSNMIDHIVLHREERVGPLEVSRSKLSRHLQGVVFRCHKCTFTCSSDQALQLHLQKHAEVKPYQCQLCYYDSGRRRQLEEHLRLEHKVIRNFELMGRVNLDQLELIKDQESSCDEEDDRDVMEMAENENVARPEDEEEAEEEEEEEEEREVMESMQEEREMDDEEMEGFKEEEEEQEEEVSEEVAEERHPLQEALGSPISSSGASSAEKRLPCEFCGRCFTNSLEWERHVLRHGMTVNTSRTDTSSSSSTAEASALSSAGSSVAVDAGLDPPGNRNEEAEFSLGSPSQFVEDKEKLDTKKDQEFD from the exons ATGGAGGCATTGCAGTGTGATGGCTGTGACTTCCGAGCCGAGTCGTACGATGACCTGAAGACCCACATTCAGGAAGTGCACACTGCCTTCCTGCAGCCGGCGGATGCGGATGAGTCTGACTCCAtgaaggatgaagatgaggaggatgaggaggaatgtGAAGACAAAGATGAGGCGAATGAGACGCCACCAAAAACTGGACCGA GCCCAGGCTCCACAGAAACTTCCAAACAGACGCCACAGACGCAGCCGCCAGAGACACATTTGCAGTTCTACCAGTGCAAGTTCTGCGTCCGTTACTTCAGATCGAAATCCTTCTTAAAGAACCACACCAAAAAAGTTCACAACCTGGTGGAGGATGACTCGGATGAGAGCGTCTCCTCGCAGACAGCCAAGCAGCCCAGCTACACCGTTGTCATGCACAACGACCATTCAAAGGTCTATTCCTGTCAGTACTGCTCCTACAAGTCGCCGCGCAAAGGAAGGATGATGAAGCATTTATTAATGTATCACAATAAAGTGCCCACGCAGAGCGCCGGAGATCCCTCCGCCGATATCGGAGAGGAATCTGACTTGGTCAGGGGACACGTGAAGGGAACATTTGCTTGTGAGTGGTGTGACTATCAGACTGACCAGAAGGACAGCTGGTCCGCTCACGTGGTGCAAGAACACAGCGACAAGGTCAAGATAGTTTCCTGCATTTCAGAACTGGAGGGGGAGGCCGGGGTCAGCCCGCCCAAAAAAgattctccctctccttccaggAGCCCCACCAGAACCAATACTGGTTTCGCTGGAAAGGAAGATTCGGATGGAAAAACGCCAGACGACCTGTCGGAGGAGCCGCTTTCAGACATCCCATCGTTTCAGTACGCGCAAGCGAGCGCGGCGACGGCGAACAGCACGGGCTCCTTTTTATTGTCCCAGAGGTTGGCTTCTTCCAAAAGCATCAATGAAGAAGATTCCCAGAGCAGCTTAGAGGATGATGACAACGACGAGGACGGGGAGCTGGGCGACATCGACGATCCGAACTACACCGGGACCCTTTCAGCCGACGCGAAGCAGCTCCTAACTGACGACGATCATAAATTACTGGAAACTAAAGGAATACCGTTTAGGAAATACATGAACCGATTTCAGTGCCccttctgctccttcctcaccaTGCACAGGCGGAGCATCTCCCGCCACATCGAAAACATTCACCTTTCCGGGAAAACCACAATGTACAAGTGTGATGAATGTCCGTTTATTTGCACCAGTCCACTTAAATTGGGCACGCACAAGCAGACCCACAATCCCTCGGAGCTAGAGACCACGGACCTAACGAGCGACAGCACAGACGCCCAGAACGACAGCGGCGCGGAACCACTCAATGGGAGTAAAGTCAACGGAAAGAGGGTCACCAGCACACCAAACGACCAGAACCCTCATCGCTGCAcgctctgcagcttctccaccaccaccctcaaAGGTCTGAGGGTGCACCAGCAGCATAAGCACTCCTACTGTGACGACCTCGATGCGACCGCATTTGAAAGTCAGCTGACGGACCAGCCGGACCCCGAAGTGGATTCTTCCCCCATCTTTGTGCAAAAGACCCAGACCTCCATTCTAGGACTTGCCAACAAAAAGCCCTTAGTGCCAGGGAAAAGAGCCAGAAAGTCCATTAATGATTTGCCGTTGGACTTGTCCTCAGTTAAGAAGAGAACTAGAATTGATGAGATTGCCAGTAACCTTCAGAGTAAGATCAGTCAGAGCCAACAGGATATGATTATAAACTTAGACGACATTGACGATGAAGATGCAGGAGAGAATCACACCGGCGCTGACAAGGACGATAGAATTTTCACCTATAACATGCAGCCTCATGCGAGGGAGTCACTGATTTCCCACGAGGGGGGCAGGATAGGGAAGCGGAAAAGCCACCCCAAGTCAAAGCCTCGCAACATTCCCCTTTCCCTGACTCTATCGGATGACAGCGAAATCCTCTCTACTGACCCAAGCGATGGTATGATGCAGGATAGCTCCGATTACTCCGAGGAGGCGGGAACTGCACGCTTCTACTGTAAACACTGTGATTACCACAACAAGTCGGCGCGTAGCGTTAGCACCCATTACCAGAGAATGCATCCCTACATCAAATTCAGCTTTAAGTACATCCTGGACCCCCAAGACCAGAGCGCGGTCTTCCGCTGCTTAGAGTGCTTCATCGAGTACAACAACTACAACGACCTGCACCAACACTACATGGATCACCACCCTGAAGCCAGCAACGTGCTCAACTTCAACCAGCCAAATCTGGTGTACATGTGCCGCTTTTGTTCGTACACAAGCCCCAACGTCAGGAGCCTGATGCCTCATTACCAAAGAATGCATCCCACCGTGAAAATCAACAACGCGATGATCTTCTCGAGCTACGTCGTGGAGCAACCACACAAGACAGCCGAGTCTCAAACGCTGAGGGAAATACTGAACTCCGGCCCCAAGAACTTTAACTCGGCTTCGCCGTCGcccaggtcctcctccagcccGGTGCTGAAAACCGTCTCCAAGAACCCAGAAGAGAGCGCCGAGGCGGACTCTCCCAAAGAATCCATCGACGGCAGCATTGTTGTCTATGACTGTGACGTGTGCTCCTTCGCCAGCCCCAACATGCACTCGGTTTTGGTCCACTACCAGAAGAAACACCCTGAGCAGAAGGCGTCCTACTTCCGCATACAGAAGAACATGAAGGTCATCTCAGTGGACCAGTCCCAGACTGTTACCAACTCTTCGTATAAGCTCAGCATGGTCATGTCTCCAAAGCAGACGACCAGCGCGGCGCTGTACGCATCCGATGAGGAGATGTACTACTGCAAACACTGCGTCTATAGCAACAGATCCGTCGTCGGCGTCTTGGTCCATTATCAAAAGAGACACCCAGAAGTAAAAGTGACCGCCAAATACATCAAGCATGGCGCCCCGACGCCCGGTTTGATGAAACTAATGGATGAATTACAAATTGCCACGCCCAAACAGTTTATGAAGCAGTTCCAAAATAACGGCCATGATGGATGTAACAACTCCAGCCCCAAACTGGGCGGTGGAGAGAAGAGCGAGGACGAGCTGTTCTTCTGTCAGCACTGCGATTATGGCAACCGCACCGTCAAGGGGGTCCTCATTCACTACCAGAAGAAGCATAGAGAAACCAAGGCTAACGCCGACCTCGTGCGCCGCCACACCGCCGTCGTCCGGAGTCAGCGCGAGCGTGCTCAGATGGTTCAGTCGAGCAGCGTGTCCTCTATCATGGCCCAAGCCCCTCCCGACGCCGACAACCCCACTTCGCTGCGGTCTCTGAAGTGCCGACACTGCCCCTACACGTCGCCCTACGTCTATGCTCTGAAGAAGCATCTGAAGAAGGAGCATCCCACTGTGAAGGCCACCGCCATGACCATTTTACACTGGGCCTACCAAGATGGCATCCTGGAGGCTGGCTACCACTGCGAATGGTGTATCTACTCCCACGCCGAACCTCAAGGACTCCTGCTCCATTACCAAAGACGCCACCCCGAGCACAATGTTGACTATGCATACATGGCCAGCAAGCTCTGGGCTGGTCCTGAGACCACCCCACAGGACGGCAACATGGAAACCAAGCATTACAAATGCAGAGATTGTGCCTTCGAGGCCTGTTCCATATGGGATATCACAAATCACTATCAGGCTGTCCACCCATGGGCCATCAAAGAGGACGAATCCGTGATTCTGGATATCATCACAGACTCGGCTGAGAACATCCATCAGCAGGCTGCCAAAGAACACGCATTTCCTTTCAACTGCCAGTCCGTTGAAGAGGAGGGAGCGCTGGTGATCGCAACCCCACCCCGAGACAGcaacccccaccaccatccacGTCTTTCCATCTCCAACAACGCCTACCAGTGCACCGTGTGTCTGTCAGAGTACAACAGCCTGCACGGCCTGCTCACTCACTATGGGAAGAAGCACCCGGGCATGAAAGTCAAGGCCGCAGATTTTGCACAGGAGGCCGACATCAACCCCAGCACGGTTTACAAGTGCCGACACTGTCCGTATGTCAACTCCAGAATCCACGGAGTGCTAACTCACTACCAGAAGAGACACCCGTCGGTGAAAGTCACCGCAGAAGACTTCGCCAATGACGTAGAACAGATCGCGGACCTGAAcgagggagaggaaaagtgcAAGACACAGAGGCAAGGGTATGGAGCGTATAGGTGCAAAATCTGCCCTTATACGCACGGGACACTGGAAAAACTCAAAATCCATTATGAAAACTGCCACAACCACCTGCCCGCCGACATGTTCAACTCCTCGGTCACTATTTTCTCCCAGAGTAGGGATGCAGAGTTGATGGGCGAGTGCAGCGCCAGCAACATCTCAAGTACAGAAAGAGTGCAGGAGGTTAGCGAGTTGGACCTCAGCCTTTCCCATTTACCCGTCAACAAAACCGGGAAACACGCTCTATTCAAGTGTCAGCTGTGCAAATATTTCTGCTCCACCAGGAAAGGCATCGCTCGCCATTACCGCATCAAACACAATAACGTCCGCGCCCAGCCGGAGGGTAAAAACAACGTCTTCAAGTGTGCCCTCTGCTCATACACCAACCCTATACGTAAAGGCCTGGCAGCCCACTACCAAAAGCGCCACGACATCGACGCGTATTACACCCATTGTTTGGCTGCGTCCAAGACGGTGACTGAAAAACCCAACAAGGTGGTGGCACTGGCGCCCCCCGAAGGGGACAGTGAAATGAGCGAGGACCTGCGCTTGGCTGTGGAGAGACGGAGGTGTTCTCTTTGTGGTTTCCAGGCCTTCAGCAGGAAAAGCATAGTGTCGCATTACATCAAACGCCACCCAGGCGTCTTCCCCAAGAAGCAGCACTCCAGCAAGCTAGGTCGCTATTTTACTGTAATCTATGCCAAAGAACCTCCCAGCACcatggaagaggaagacaagGACGCGATGGAAGTCCTGGAACCTGAGCAGGATAGTGATGACTGGTTGCCATTCAAGTGTCTGAAATGCTTCCGGTTGTCCTTCAGCACGGGCGAACTGCTCTCTATGCATTACAACGACCACCACGACAATGACCTAAAGAGAGACTTCGTGGTGTTGCCCGATCCTGGGGACGAAGACTCTGAGTGGTACCAGTGTTCTCACTGTGAGCTCAAGTTCCTGGCTCTGCCAGCTTTAGCCAAACATCTGCTGAATCACAATGAGGAGTTTCAGAAGAGGGCCatgaggcaggagaggaggaggcagctccTCAGCAAACACAGATACAGCGACCTCGCCGAGGTCAAATCGGAgaag GAAATGCCTGAAAATAGGACTCCAATAGGATTCAGGTGTAACTTCTGTGTGGAGGTCCACCCCACCCTCCGAGCCATCTGCAACCACCTGAGGAAGCACGTCCAGTATGGAGAAGTCAAGGAAGGACATGTGAAG CAAGAGGCCACCGAGGTCCCCCTGACGTTGCCCTCGGAGAGCCTCACTAATGGCGATCTGATGGAGGCTGAGGAAGATGACCAGACGGAGAACCCCATTGGTGCCGCGATGGGTCCGGCCATCGCTTCCGCCATGTCCCCCGACGTTGAGGACGAGGCGCTGGAACCGGAAACCATTGTGGTCCAAGGACGGGCGGCCGCCCTCATAGCTGCAGCCAGGGCCATGGTGTCAGAGGAGCATCTGAAGCAGAGACTGGCGGCGAGGGGCCACCCGTGCGCCCAGTGTGACCGAGTATTCATGTCCATGCAGGGGCTGAGATCCCACGAGAGGAGCCACTCGGCCATGGCGCTGTTCAGCAAGGAAGACAAATACAGCTGCCAGTACTGCCAGTTTGTCTCACCTTTCAGACACAA TCTGGACAGACATGTGCAGTCTCACCACGGGCACCACAAACCCTTCAGGTGCAAGCTCTGCCCCTTTAAATCAGCCTACGTGAGTCGCTTAAAGAGCCACCTTCACAAAGCACACACAG gtGAGCAGCATACTTATAAATGCTTGTCGTGCCCCTTCTCCTCGATGACCATCAGCCAACTAAAGGAGCACTCGCTCAGAGATCACGGCGAGGCTCTGACCCTCCAGAAACTGCGGGCCGCCACCCAGGCGTCCCATTCCACCTCCAGGCCTCTCCGACTCACCAGTGCCACCGAGCCGACGTCCATAACCCCGAacg ATCCGTCGTATCTGGAGCCGGCAGACGTCCGTGTGCAGCTCAGCCATTACCAGCTCGCCTCCCGCACTCACATGTCTTCAAGCATGACACCTGGCGCCTCTCTGATGGCCGACGGCCGGCCGGACGGCATTCTCACTTGTGAGTTCTGCGAGTTCAGTTCCGGATACATGCAGAGCCTGCGCCGGCACTACAGGGACCGCCACGGGGGCAAAAAGCTCTTCAAGTGCAAAGACTGCACCTTCTTCACCTGCTGCAA GAACAGCTTCTCCATGCATGTGGAGGCAGGTCACAACAGCAGTGAACCTGAAGACATCCCCAAAGACCTGCGCTGCCCCCTCTGCCTCTATCACACCAAAAACAAGAGCAATATGATCGACCACATCGTGCTACACAGAG aggagcgcGTGGGTCCGCTGGAGGTCAGCCGCTCCAAGCTGTCGCGCCACCTTCAGGGAGTGGTGTTCCGATGCCACAAATGCACCTTCACCTGCTCCAGCGACCAGGCgctgcagctgcacctgcagaaGCACGCCGAGGTCAAACCCTACCAGTGCCAGCTCTGCTATTACGACAGCGGTCGGcggaggcagctggaggagcatctACGCCTGGAGCACAAG GTGATCCGGAACTTTGAGCTGATGGGCCGGGTCAACCTGGACCAGCTCGAGTTAATaaaagaccaggagagcagctgtGATGAAGAGGACGACAGAGACGTGATGGAGatggctgaaaatgaaaacgTGGCTCGGCcagaagacgaggaggaggcggaggaggaagaggaggaggaagaggagcgggaagTGATGGAGAGtatgcaggaggagagagagatggatgatgaagagatggagggcttcaaagaggaagaagaggagcaggaagaggaagtcagTGAGGAAGTGGCAGAAGAAAGGCACCCTCTACAAG AAGCCCTCGGGTCTCCCATCAGCAGCTCAGGGGCGAGCAGCGCGGAGAAGCGCCTCCCCTGCGAGTTCTGCGGCCGCTGCTTCACCAACAGCCTGGAGTGGGAACGTCACGTCCTGCGCCACggcat GACGGTGAACACCAGCCGGacagacaccagcagctcctcctccaccgctgAGGCCTCGGCTTTGTCTTCCGCCGGTTCTTCTGTCGCCGTGGACGCGGGATTGGACCCGCCCGGCAACCGAAACGAGGAGGCCGAGTTCTCGCTGGGAAGCCCGAGCCAGTTTGTCGAAGACAAAGAGAAGCTCGACACCAAAAAGGATCAAGAGTTTGACTGA